The following proteins are encoded in a genomic region of Reichenbachiella sp.:
- a CDS encoding DUF3108 domain-containing protein, translating to MNFKFDKFIFFLTLFVSHTLFAQSNGVDNPSPKVENLKYKLKLGWFSIGSGEVTIDNDSYWRGFPCYKVGVYAETLGLGNWLGSLDDHYTSIIDKKTQKPIYNEKNVVSGNATWEQWTNYNFDSMTVDVKVLDYKRDDPNRAWKVKLEEDTQDILGTFLFFKHYNWIGLNVGDSVMLTTHYEKKLYKVGVRYMGQQIIEFNERFVGVYCLHLLLPENDKLKKDRPVEIYISSDKNQYPLLIQTKLPFLGKGRVELVELNDGEPIF from the coding sequence ATGAATTTTAAGTTTGACAAGTTCATTTTTTTCCTGACGCTTTTTGTTAGTCATACCTTATTCGCACAATCGAATGGAGTAGATAATCCGTCTCCTAAGGTTGAAAATCTCAAGTACAAACTAAAATTGGGCTGGTTTAGTATTGGAAGTGGTGAAGTCACCATTGATAATGACTCCTATTGGCGAGGGTTTCCCTGCTACAAAGTAGGTGTCTATGCAGAGACCCTTGGGTTGGGAAACTGGCTGGGAAGCCTAGACGATCATTATACCTCAATAATTGACAAAAAGACTCAGAAGCCCATATACAACGAAAAAAATGTAGTGAGTGGAAATGCTACTTGGGAGCAGTGGACTAATTATAACTTCGACTCCATGACAGTGGATGTTAAAGTCTTAGATTATAAAAGAGATGACCCAAATCGCGCTTGGAAAGTCAAACTAGAGGAAGATACACAAGACATTCTAGGTACTTTCTTATTTTTCAAACATTACAATTGGATTGGTTTGAATGTAGGAGATTCTGTGATGCTAACCACTCACTACGAAAAGAAACTTTACAAGGTGGGTGTTCGATACATGGGACAGCAAATTATCGAGTTTAACGAGCGATTTGTTGGAGTATATTGCCTGCACCTCTTACTTCCAGAAAATGACAAATTGAAGAAAGATAGACCGGTGGAGATTTATATTAGTTCTGACAAAAATCAATATCCGTTGCTTATCCAAACCAAGCTCCCCTTTCTTGGAAAAGGTAGAGTAGAATTGGTAGAGCTCAATGATGGTGAACCCATATTTTAA
- a CDS encoding LytTR family DNA-binding domain-containing protein: MDKLKAILVDDEQDSRQILSNYLSKYCPQVDLKAECKNIQEGLASIKAYQPDLVFLDIEMPFGTGFDLLEQLDEVNFETVFVTAYDNYAIQALNMSAAYYLLKPLDIDELVTAVEKIHEERKQSKNSFHVQVLLDNIKHENERPKKIMLPTFEGFEIVPIDQIIYCEADDNFTKFHLKDVTKPLLISKTLKHFENMLPANKFVRIHRSSLINTDYVIRYTKGKGGYVTMENQVELEVSPKKKPQFLEAFKLS; encoded by the coding sequence ATGGATAAACTCAAGGCAATTTTAGTAGATGACGAACAGGATAGTAGACAAATTCTGTCCAATTATTTATCGAAATATTGCCCTCAGGTAGATCTCAAAGCTGAATGTAAAAATATTCAGGAGGGTTTGGCTTCCATTAAAGCCTATCAACCTGATTTAGTTTTCTTGGATATTGAAATGCCTTTTGGTACCGGTTTTGATTTGCTTGAGCAATTGGATGAGGTTAATTTTGAGACTGTTTTTGTGACTGCCTATGACAATTATGCCATTCAAGCATTGAATATGAGTGCGGCCTATTATCTGCTAAAACCGCTGGATATAGATGAACTGGTAACAGCCGTTGAAAAGATTCATGAAGAGCGGAAGCAAAGCAAAAATTCCTTTCATGTGCAAGTACTGCTGGACAATATCAAACACGAAAATGAAAGGCCCAAGAAGATTATGTTGCCTACTTTTGAAGGATTTGAAATCGTACCTATAGACCAAATCATCTATTGTGAGGCCGATGATAATTTTACTAAGTTTCATTTGAAAGATGTGACCAAACCACTACTAATTTCCAAGACGTTGAAGCATTTCGAGAATATGTTGCCAGCCAACAAGTTTGTTCGAATACATCGGTCCAGCCTAATCAATACGGACTATGTGATTAGATACACCAAAGGAAAGGGTGGTTATGTCACGATGGAAAATCAGGTGGAACTTGAGGTCTCTCCAAAGAAAAAGCCTCAATTTCTTGAGGCTTTCAAATTATCTTAA